GCTCTGTTCTTGCTTCTGCTGGCGTTTCTCTTCCTCAGCTTGGCACGGCACGCCACGGGAGCCGCGGCCAGCCCCAGCAGCAGGAGGCTCATGGAGCTGTACAAGCCGCCGCCCAGCGACCTCCTAAGGTACCACGACGGCGCCGTGCTGAGCGGTGACATCCCCGTCTCCGTGCTCTGGTACGGCCGCTTCACGCCCGCGCAGAAGGCCATCGTCACCGActtcctcctctccctctccgcccCGCCGCGGGGAGCGCCGCCTTCCGTCTCCCAGTGGTGGGGCACCATCGACCGGCTCTACCTATCGaaggcggcgggcgcggcggccgtcGGCAAGAGCGGCGCGTACGGCGGCAAGACCAAGAAGAGCACTCGGGTGGTCCTGGCCGGCCAGGTCTCCGACGAAGGGTGCTCGCTGGGGAAGAGCCTGAAGCTCGCCCAGCTCCCGGCGCTGGCGGCCGCGGCACGCGCCGTGACCGCGAAGGGCGGCGGGCTCGCGCTGGTGCTCACGGCGCAGGACGTGGCGGTGGAGGGCTTCTGCATGAGCCGGTGCGGCCACCACGGGTCGTACTCGTACGACGCGTGGGCGTGGGTCGGGAACCCGGCCACGCAGTGCCCCGGCCAGTGCGCGTGGCCGTTCCACC
The nucleotide sequence above comes from Miscanthus floridulus cultivar M001 chromosome 18, ASM1932011v1, whole genome shotgun sequence. Encoded proteins:
- the LOC136521102 gene encoding protein PHOSPHATE-INDUCED 1 homolog; the encoded protein is MACASSSFRLRDHALFLLLLAFLFLSLARHATGAAASPSSRRLMELYKPPPSDLLRYHDGAVLSGDIPVSVLWYGRFTPAQKAIVTDFLLSLSAPPRGAPPSVSQWWGTIDRLYLSKAAGAAAVGKSGAYGGKTKKSTRVVLAGQVSDEGCSLGKSLKLAQLPALAAAARAVTAKGGGLALVLTAQDVAVEGFCMSRCGHHGSYSYDAWAWVGNPATQCPGQCAWPFHQPPYGPQAPPPLVPPNGDVGMDGALISVASMVAGAVTNPFGDGFYQGDRGAPLEAATACAGVYGAGAYPGYAGQLLVDAATGGSYNANGARGRKYLLPALYDPDTGACATLV